One Streptomyces umbrinus genomic window, ATCGCCTCGTGCGCCTCCTGCTGATACGGGCGCATCGACGGAAGTTTCCGCCGGTCGGGGCGACGGAGCGTGTCAGGTTCGGTCAACCGCGTCACTGATGATCCTTCTGTGTTGGTGTGGCTGGTATGGGCTCTGCGCCATGCGGGGCAGAGCACGGCAGGGGCGCGGCCAGGATGGTGCCGAGCGTCGGAAGGTCGTACTGCACGATGACCAGGCCGTGGTCGGCTATCTCGAAACTTCGGAGGTGGCCACGATCTCAACGCTCTTCAGGGCACGGGGTGAGGCCAGCTCCGCCCGCGACGGGGGGCGCAGACGGAACTGGCAGTCCTGGGGGGATCAGGTGGTGCGAGCGAAACGAGCAGTGCGCTCACCTGGATGAGCGTGCGGCGGATCAGCGCGGGGTCGGCCGTGTTCGCTGTCGCGGACAGGTCGGGAGGAGCGGCCTCGGCGAGGGGGCCAGCACGATCAGCTGCCGGGGACGCCGCGGCGGGGACGGAAGAGTCGTGAGTCACGTGTGTTCGTCCTCAAGGTTCTTGGCGCTGATGGTGACTTCGCCCGGTCCGGGGCTGGCGGGTAACGCCGTGCCCGACGCGGCTGGAGGGCAGGACACGCCGTCGAGCAGCTGGCCGGGCCGTGCACCGGGCCCGGATGCGGTGCGTGTGGCGGCCAAAGTGCTCTGGCGGGCCTCTGGGCCGGGCGCTGGCCGGGCGGCGTAGACCCTGCGCTGAAGTCCGCTGTAGATGAGCCCTTCTTTCCTGAGCGGTCTGAGGGCGTTCGAAATCGTGTTGGGATGCGCCTCGAACTCGGTGCGCAGCTGTTCATTGGTGGGCAGTTGGCTGCCGGGCGGATAGGTGCCATCGCCCAGCCGCTGCCGGATCGTGTGACCGATGCGTGCCGCCTGCGAGAATCTCCCGAGCGGCAGTGCCCAGGGCTGGGCCCGGTCGATCACGTATGTTCCGCGTGGGTTGAGGGTGGCGACGAGTTTCTCCTGTTTCAGTGATTTCAGGGCCCCGTAGACGCAGTAGTGACTCACCTCGAACTCGGCGACAAGGGCCGTCACCGGCGGCAGCCACGTCAGGGCGGCGTATGTGCTGTCAGCGATCCGCGCACGGATGATCTGCTCGACTCCTCTGGTGCCGCGGGCAATCGACTGGACGGCCTGCGGATCCGTGACATCCGCCCCGACGGCTCGATGGCTGGTCACGAACCCTTCCTCCCGGAACGGCTCGGTGGGCTCGCCGGCCACCCGACCCTCGCGCTCAGAGGGCAGCGCGACTGCGTAGACCCTGCTGTGCAGTCCGCTGCAGATGAGCCCCTCGTTTCTGAGCGGTTTGAGGGCCTTCGCGATCGTGTGCGGCCTCGCGGCGAACTCGGTTCTCAATTCGAGATTGGTGGGCAATTGCTCGCCGGGCGGGTAGGTGCCATCGGCCAGCCGCTCCCGGATGACCTGTGCGATCGATTCGGGGGTCATGAGGCGGCGATGTGCAGGGGGTTCAGGCACGGTCGAATCCCCGTTCCCGTTCGGTATCCGTGACGCGATGGCGGTGCCAGCGGATCTCGTGCCGGGCCGCGCAGGCGTAGTGCCGCACCGCCGCCGGCCCGAACGCGTCCAGCGCGATCTTGCTGGAGCGGAGGTCGGCCAGCTCCTGCTCCGTGGGCAGCACCGTCCCGGGACCGTACGTACCATCGGTCAGACGATGCCCAACGACCTTGGTGATCAGTTCGGGGGGCATGCGGTGCCGCGATGAGGGTTCAGACACGGTCGGCCCCCCGCTCGCGGTCGACGTCAGGGCCCTGGTCGCAATCCGTGTCCGCGTGATCTGCGTCAGGCTGGGGACAGGCGTCGGAGGGGATGCGCTGGGCGACCACCGTGCCGTCGCGTGCAGTCGCGCCGGCGTTCGTGAGGAAGCCCTGATCTTTGAGTGGTTTGAGGGCGAGTGAGATCATGGATCTTGCGACGCCGAACTCCTTACTCAAGACGGCGACGCTGGGGAAGGG contains:
- a CDS encoding GntR family transcriptional regulator, which produces MTPESIAQVIRERLADGTYPPGEQLPTNLELRTEFAARPHTIAKALKPLRNEGLICSGLHSRVYAVALPSEREGRVAGEPTEPFREEGFVTSHRAVGADVTDPQAVQSIARGTRGVEQIIRARIADSTYAALTWLPPVTALVAEFEVSHYCVYGALKSLKQEKLVATLNPRGTYVIDRAQPWALPLGRFSQAARIGHTIRQRLGDGTYPPGSQLPTNEQLRTEFEAHPNTISNALRPLRKEGLIYSGLQRRVYAARPAPGPEARQSTLAATRTASGPGARPGQLLDGVSCPPAASGTALPASPGPGEVTISAKNLEDEHT